GAGTTTACAAAAAGGTGACATTTAACCTTGGACCGATATACTTAAGAAACCAGCCGAAAATTATATGGAGACTTTCTATGGACCGTACCAAATCCAGCGGAATGGTTTTATTAGGTATATTCGTGGCAGCGGGGTTAGCATCAGCCGGTTATTTTGTCAGCCAGACTTTGTATAACGCCAAAGTCGCTCTCAACACGGCCGAAGCGAAAGGACTGGCCGAACGTCGGGTAACGTCGGATCAGGCAAATTGGTCAGTGGGGTTTAAAGTATCCGGAGCCAAACGCGCCCAAGTTCCGCAGTTGTACCAACAAGCAGAACAACATCAGGCAACGATTCGAGATTTGTTAAAACAAAATGGATTCGATGATGCCGAGATTGAATTGGGTGTATTGGATTACAGCTACCAGGAATACCGGGACGATAAACAAAAACTGGTGGATCAGATTCACATGCTGAGTGGTTCGATTAATGTGGAAACGTCAAAAGTAGACAAAGTCGGTGCTGTCCGTGCCAGTGTAAACAAATTGATTGCTAAGGGGATCGATGTGGAGAACCGGCCACCAACCTACCGGTTTACCCGCTTAAACGACATCAAGCCGGAAATGTTGCGGGAAGCAACCAAGAATGCTCGCCTTGCCGCCAATGAGTTTGCAGAAAATGCCGGTGTCAACGTAGGGGGAATTCGCGATGCGCGACAAGGGAGTTTTTACGTTCGTGACGCCGGTTCCGAATACGGAGATACAGCTAAAATAGAGAAAGACGTTCGCGTGGTAACCACCATCACTTTTTATTTAACCGAATAACGTGGCTATCCTGGTGTCGAACCAACCGAGGAATTTGTAAGAGAATAAAACATTGTTGAATAACCGAAATGGCGGTTTCACACTTGGCTTTGTAGGGTGCGTAGCCCACCTTGTAAAAAAAGGGGATGCGTCCGTCCTGCCAAGTCTGCCAATGTACGAGTACTTAGTATGTTTGTTGCGGAACTGTCAGAGAGACTGGAGGTGGCTGAAAATGAAGCTTAAAGCTTCAGGTATAAAAAAACCGGCCATAGATCGGGGTATGGCCGGTTAAGGGTTTTCCAGTACTTGCGACTGGAAGTTGTGTCAGCTTACGTAACGAGCGAGCTGACTACCAGTGTCGTAACAGGGGTTGTTGGCGACACCGGCATCGGGGTTCAGTTACTGGTATTAATTGTGGTGAAAAACCGAAAACGCTATTAGCAACAGGCTGGTACACTGTTGGGAACCAAGATCGTTGAGATTGGCGTAGGAGTTTTTGCGCATACCGAAGCAGCGTAAGCAAATTCGTGTGCTGGTATTGAATTGTACGATGTTTCCAGACAAGACTGTCCATATTGCCGCCCCCTTTGTAACCATCAAATAGGCCTGTAAACCTTTGGTCTGCGAGTTTCAGTAACACCTACTGAAACGTCTACCTACTGTTAGTGCTACAACGATCCGTTTTAATCGCTGCGCCGTAGTTCCGACAGTGCCGGATTTATTATCGTGGCTCTTGGTTCTTGGGGGGAATAAAAAAGACATGATAAACAAATAGATAGCCCCAAGTTCCGTGCCTGGCTGCAAGTAGGTTGTTTACAGGCGTTAAAGAGTACTATACCAGCAAAATACCTAAGTACAAGCACCTAAGTACTTTTTATTTATTATAATTTCGTATATTCTTAGAAAAAATACTAATAATTGTATTCTAAGCTGGTGTTAATGTTAAAATGGTAAGCTATGAGATAATTATTAAGTCTTTTTAATCAATGAATTAGAGTGGATTCGCTGGGAAAACCAAAAAAAACATGTGAAAATTGTTTACGTAAACAATATTATAATGTTGGATCAAAGGGGGGCTTTCTTGAGCAAGCATGGCTTGTTTAGTCCCTCTACTATATCAATGACCACCGTAAGTAAGCGTATACGCAAAGCAGTACTGTGATACAGGGTTGTATCCGGAGAGTTGAAGAGGTGGATGAGACACATGCGGATAACTAATGCAGTCGCTGTCATTAAAATTTCGGATTACGGCCCTGGCCTTACTGGTCGCGGTGGTACCGTTGTTCATTTTCAATATTATCAGTGCGAAAAGCACTAGAGACAACATGATCCAAACGGTATCCAACGGCATTCAGGCTGAATCCATATTGTTAGGTGATATGGTTAGTCGTTTTTTGTCTCAACGATTGAATAATGCGATGTTGCTGCGACAGACCGTAGCGATTTGGGACAAAAATCCTGAAAAACTGACCCAGCTCAAAGACTATCTCCATTCCATCAGTGCTGAACAAGAAACCATTAATGATATAAAGTTAGTCGATAGTTCCGGTAAAGTTCTTATTAGCAGCACTCAAGCTGGTAGCGAGGGGTTATATCTCTGGGATGTAACTGTAGGTATAAAAGACTTGTTTAACAAAACTCGCGATGCGGCTAATGACAGCATTTATACTTCTGAAGCTCGACAAAGTAAACTAGGCGCCGAATTTAATCTTCTTACAGCTGTTCTGGATGATCACGGTAAAGCCGGCCATGTATTGGTTATAGAAAGTAATATCGACGATATTCGTAAAACAGTGGTGGAGTTCAACAAAGGCAGGCGTTTAAGCCGGGATACCTATGTGGTGGACAAATTGGGCACCATTATTGTTACCAACCATGATACTAATGCGAGCTTCGCACCATTACCGGATACCCGTATACAACCGGCTATGTTGAGTGAAGGTAAGCACGGTATCGCTTTTTACAAAAACTCGCAAAATGTCCGTGTGGTGGCGGGATATCGAGATATTGAAGAGATGGGCACCAATAAGGGTTTAAACTGGAGTATTATTACAGTTACCCCCATCGAACAAATCGTAAAACCCGCCCAAGAGACCAGTCAAGTACTCAATTCCATCGGAATTTTAGTGTCTGGTATCGCTGTTTTAGTGGCCTACGTGTTTGCCGGTAAAATATCCGTGCCCTTGCAACGCACAGTAGCGTTGGCAGAGGAGATTCGCAGAGGAAATTATTCCCAACGTTTGGAATCCAATTTAGGTGGCGAAATAGGTTCTCTGGCAACCGCTATCAATGAAATGGCGGATAAAGTGGAACAACGCACGGCGGAAATCGTTACTCGTAATGAAAAACTCACATCTGAGATTGTCGAACGTAAAATTGCTCAGGATCGACTTCAAAAAATTTCACATAAAATTGTGCGGCTGCAAGAAGAAGAACGTCGTCGGGTTTCACGTGAATTGCATGACGGTATTAATCAATTGCTCGTATCCGTTAAATATAAAATAGAAAACTTTGGCGAGAAATTCAGTGTGGATTCCGAGCAAGCATTAAAAGACATAAAAACTGCACAGATATTTTTAGATGAAGCCATCGCGGAAGTAAGGCGGGTATCGCATGACTTACGTCCCAGCGTATTGGATGATCTGGGGCTGGCGCCGGCGTTGGCTAATTTGATTCGACGCTTTTCCGAGCGAAGTTTGTTGGATGTGGAATTGAAAGGGGCACAAGATGGTAATTTTTTACGCTTACCGTCTGACGTGGAAACAGCCATGTACAGAATTGTACAGGAAGCGTTAACTAACATAGATAAACACGCCAATGCCACAAAAGTGTTGGTGAATTTGTCCCACACAGATGCCAATGTTACGATTAGAATTGAGGATAATGGCGAAGGTTTTAGTTTACAAAAGGCTATGCGGAAATCCAGAAACTCTCAGGGCATGGGCTTACGCAATATGCGAGAGCGTATTGAATTGTTACAAGGATCGTTTTTTATACATTCCGATATTGGAAGAGGCACATTTATAGAGGTGCGAGCGCCTCTTAAAATACATACACCGTTAAATTTAGAAACTTAGAGTGGGTGGTAATAACTATGAGTGAAAATACAATGGGCTCATTAAATACAATGGGGCACAGCGATCACATCGTACAGGAAAAACCGAAAGTAAAGGTGCTTCTGGTGGACGATC
The window above is part of the Gammaproteobacteria bacterium genome. Proteins encoded here:
- a CDS encoding histidine kinase, which encodes MQSLSLKFRITALALLVAVVPLFIFNIISAKSTRDNMIQTVSNGIQAESILLGDMVSRFLSQRLNNAMLLRQTVAIWDKNPEKLTQLKDYLHSISAEQETINDIKLVDSSGKVLISSTQAGSEGLYLWDVTVGIKDLFNKTRDAANDSIYTSEARQSKLGAEFNLLTAVLDDHGKAGHVLVIESNIDDIRKTVVEFNKGRRLSRDTYVVDKLGTIIVTNHDTNASFAPLPDTRIQPAMLSEGKHGIAFYKNSQNVRVVAGYRDIEEMGTNKGLNWSIITVTPIEQIVKPAQETSQVLNSIGILVSGIAVLVAYVFAGKISVPLQRTVALAEEIRRGNYSQRLESNLGGEIGSLATAINEMADKVEQRTAEIVTRNEKLTSEIVERKIAQDRLQKISHKIVRLQEEERRRVSRELHDGINQLLVSVKYKIENFGEKFSVDSEQALKDIKTAQIFLDEAIAEVRRVSHDLRPSVLDDLGLAPALANLIRRFSERSLLDVELKGAQDGNFLRLPSDVETAMYRIVQEALTNIDKHANATKVLVNLSHTDANVTIRIEDNGEGFSLQKAMRKSRNSQGMGLRNMRERIELLQGSFFIHSDIGRGTFIEVRAPLKIHTPLNLET
- a CDS encoding SIMPL domain-containing protein (The SIMPL domain is named for its presence in mouse protein SIMPL (signalling molecule that associates with mouse pelle-like kinase). Bacterial member BP26, from Brucella, was shown to assemble into a channel-like structure, while YggE from E. coli has been associated with resistance to oxidative stress.), giving the protein MDRTKSSGMVLLGIFVAAGLASAGYFVSQTLYNAKVALNTAEAKGLAERRVTSDQANWSVGFKVSGAKRAQVPQLYQQAEQHQATIRDLLKQNGFDDAEIELGVLDYSYQEYRDDKQKLVDQIHMLSGSINVETSKVDKVGAVRASVNKLIAKGIDVENRPPTYRFTRLNDIKPEMLREATKNARLAANEFAENAGVNVGGIRDARQGSFYVRDAGSEYGDTAKIEKDVRVVTTITFYLTE